GAAAATCCATCTGTGCCCTGACAACGACGCAGCTCATGAGCATCATTGCCATTACAACCAAACTTTTCAGCTTCATTTCTATCATCATTTTATAGTCAATAATCTTTCAATTCATCCTTTCCTACTACAGCGTCCGCGCTATACGCCTCACCTTTGAGGTATAGGCTTTGTCTTCAGCATAGCCAATGCGATCAAGAAAAGCATAGTAATCGCCACTGATATACTTATACTGAACGGCATCACGATAGGCTCTCACGCAGTCCATCCAATTCGGAAACTCGAAATAACTGCCGTCAGAGGGCCTGCGAAGTCCAAAGATATTATGAATGGTCAGACACACATTGCTCGTGAAATTGCCTGTTTCGAGCAGCGCTTGTGCCATGACTATCTTCTTAAACTTAATGCCATACTGATCAAGAACATCTGAAAGGTTCTCTAAATTCAATTCCAATTCGGGCACAATCTCTGCCTCGGGATAATCTTCGGCATAGGTCATACCATCAAAAACAGGCTGCTGTTTCATGCTGTCGTTTATCAAAGGAACAGCCACAACATCAGCCTTTGCCTCACCAGGCAATATATCCTGTGCCGAAACCCACGCGGGCATCAGGCACAATATAAAAGAGAAAAGCGTTTTCAAAACAATATTATTTTTATCATTATAACGCAGTATCCAATGGAATATTATATCTATCAGATGGCTTTCTGCTCTGTTTTGTATCATCTGATGCCAACTTTCCCACCTGCTTATCCTCTCCCTTTTCTACTTCTTCCCATGCTCTTCCATCGGTATCACAATCCCCTTAAAATCCAATGCAAAACCTCTTGGTTTTCAACATGCC
The nucleotide sequence above comes from Segatella oris. Encoded proteins:
- a CDS encoding glucosaminidase domain-containing protein, which codes for MIQNRAESHLIDIIFHWILRYNDKNNIVLKTLFSFILCLMPAWVSAQDILPGEAKADVVAVPLINDSMKQQPVFDGMTYAEDYPEAEIVPELELNLENLSDVLDQYGIKFKKIVMAQALLETGNFTSNVCLTIHNIFGLRRPSDGSYFEFPNWMDCVRAYRDAVQYKYISGDYYAFLDRIGYAEDKAYTSKVRRIARTL